A section of the Deltaproteobacteria bacterium genome encodes:
- a CDS encoding 2-oxo acid dehydrogenase subunit E2, giving the protein MSDFCMPSLGADMERGRIVEWRVQPGEAVRRGQVVLLVETDKGVIEVEIWQDAVVEELLVPGGEDVPVGTPIARLRESASAPPPVPQAPAPFREAPAPIQPVPAPVGSPPADSARLKASPLARRLAAERGLALGTVRGSGPGGAIVARDLGPGAAPVATTAPATPAETVRAEHAEAAAPRAPAAPPADETPPMRRAIARAMSLSKREIPHYYLATQICLERAMTWLREENEGRPLEARLLPAVLLLKAAARAVAAVPEVNGYYRDGRFEPASAVHLGVAISLREGGLVIPAIHHASTLSLGELMDALTDVSERARSGRLRSSELTDGTITVTSLGQRGVEWVQGVIYPPQVALVGFGKVVERPWAEGGLIGVRPLVGTTLAADHRVSDGHRGAMYLAAIDQLLQHPEEL; this is encoded by the coding sequence ATGAGCGACTTCTGCATGCCCTCGCTGGGCGCGGACATGGAACGCGGCCGCATCGTGGAGTGGCGCGTGCAGCCGGGCGAGGCCGTACGTCGCGGCCAGGTGGTCCTGCTCGTCGAGACCGACAAGGGGGTGATCGAGGTCGAGATCTGGCAGGACGCGGTGGTCGAGGAGCTGCTGGTCCCCGGGGGCGAAGACGTCCCCGTCGGAACTCCGATCGCGCGCTTGCGAGAGAGCGCGTCGGCCCCGCCCCCGGTGCCGCAGGCCCCGGCTCCGTTCCGCGAAGCCCCGGCTCCGATCCAGCCGGTGCCGGCTCCAGTCGGCTCGCCGCCGGCGGACAGCGCGCGGCTCAAGGCCAGCCCGCTCGCGCGTCGCCTGGCGGCCGAGCGTGGCCTCGCGCTGGGGACGGTCCGGGGGAGCGGACCCGGCGGAGCCATCGTGGCCCGGGACCTCGGACCGGGCGCGGCACCTGTGGCGACCACGGCGCCCGCGACGCCGGCGGAGACGGTCCGAGCGGAGCACGCCGAGGCAGCGGCCCCACGCGCGCCTGCCGCGCCCCCCGCCGACGAGACGCCCCCCATGCGGCGCGCCATCGCGCGCGCCATGAGCCTCTCGAAGCGGGAGATCCCGCACTACTACCTGGCCACGCAGATCTGCCTCGAGCGGGCGATGACCTGGCTGCGCGAGGAGAACGAGGGCCGTCCGCTCGAGGCGCGGCTGCTACCGGCGGTGCTCCTGCTGAAGGCCGCCGCCCGCGCCGTGGCCGCCGTGCCCGAGGTGAACGGCTACTACCGCGACGGGCGGTTCGAGCCCGCCTCCGCGGTCCACCTCGGCGTGGCCATCTCCCTGCGCGAAGGAGGTCTGGTCATCCCCGCCATCCACCACGCCAGCACGCTGAGCCTGGGAGAGCTCATGGACGCCCTGACCGACGTCTCCGAGCGCGCCCGCTCGGGGCGTCTGCGAAGCTCCGAGCTCACGGACGGAACGATCACCGTCACCAGCCTGGGCCAGCGCGGTGTGGAATGGGTCCAGGGCGTGATCTATCCGCCGCAGGTGGCGCTCGTGGGCTTCGGCAAGGTGGTGGAGCGCCCGTGGGCGGAGGGGGGTCTCATCGGAGTGCGCCCGCTCGTCGGGACCACGCTGGCCGCCGACCACCGCGTGAGCGACGGGCACCGCGGCGCGATGTACCTGGCCGCCATCGACCAGCTGCTGCAGCACCCGGAGGAGCTATGA
- a CDS encoding transglutaminase domain-containing protein, which translates to MRLEVSSHNTTTMNTHRALARSFSLRLLAAVVLVGATMGVAGAVPVEAHLQGALHDYDVAWGPVRIRDRTIVEGSLEHGGIQPHIFVDLGHSALAPLLKLADELGRSSTPARQKADLLRQAVRKAMPVGRGSIRWHDTVVRIQRRRDGEIVSLGAAVATKAGVCREHSLLMNVLLQRAGIDAKRRYVSVWMDGPLGRRRMDHGINTASIDGVETIVDSFYDPFHGQSWSEVRAPAGIPTRRHLGLVKGATGIEGEYGSAQAYRYYVPRSPTVKTFGTFELPRKAQRPLEASVLGRTPAARLFGEQQEAFDRAGPEDFVDAEWIFAPYYVVFGHSVVRVGNKAYEFTEKGWRIHEEGQDKAEGFLFANPFFKRELKAYQREGMPPFAIAVPVRLRKSEVLRAEERIKNERWKPFALLTNNCNSALLDAFPSLRAPRETRFSLFSSLFTMRRMLAAAEAPLRLYLLPGAVENVRSHSFKNLVPKTLYGEHSLPAEFLRLGLVGSKRLVAKLGRALAGKQAATAPAH; encoded by the coding sequence ATGAGACTTGAAGTCAGCAGCCACAACACAACGACCATGAACACTCATCGGGCTCTCGCACGATCGTTCTCTTTGCGCCTCCTCGCCGCGGTGGTGCTCGTCGGCGCGACGATGGGTGTCGCGGGCGCCGTGCCCGTCGAGGCCCACCTCCAAGGCGCCCTCCATGACTACGACGTCGCGTGGGGGCCGGTCCGCATCCGAGATCGGACGATCGTCGAGGGGAGTCTCGAGCATGGCGGGATTCAGCCGCACATCTTCGTGGACCTCGGGCACTCCGCGCTCGCCCCGCTCTTGAAGCTCGCCGACGAACTCGGTCGGAGCTCGACGCCGGCGCGGCAGAAGGCCGATCTCCTGCGGCAGGCGGTGCGCAAGGCCATGCCCGTGGGGAGGGGCAGCATCCGCTGGCACGACACGGTCGTGCGTATCCAGCGTCGTAGAGACGGGGAGATCGTCTCGCTGGGCGCCGCCGTGGCCACGAAGGCGGGCGTCTGTCGCGAGCACTCCCTGCTCATGAACGTGCTCTTGCAACGGGCGGGGATCGACGCCAAGCGCCGCTACGTGAGCGTGTGGATGGATGGGCCCCTCGGGCGACGCAGGATGGATCACGGCATCAACACCGCGAGCATCGACGGGGTCGAGACGATCGTGGACAGCTTCTACGATCCCTTCCACGGCCAGAGCTGGTCCGAGGTTCGCGCGCCCGCCGGAATTCCGACCCGGCGCCATCTCGGCCTGGTCAAGGGAGCGACGGGCATCGAGGGCGAATACGGCAGTGCCCAAGCCTATCGGTACTACGTGCCGCGCTCGCCCACCGTGAAGACCTTCGGTACCTTCGAGCTCCCGCGCAAGGCGCAGCGCCCGCTCGAGGCGAGCGTGCTGGGCCGCACGCCGGCGGCGCGCCTCTTCGGCGAGCAGCAGGAAGCCTTCGACCGCGCCGGACCCGAGGACTTCGTCGACGCGGAGTGGATCTTCGCGCCCTACTACGTGGTGTTCGGTCATTCGGTGGTTCGCGTGGGAAACAAGGCCTACGAGTTCACGGAGAAGGGCTGGCGTATCCACGAGGAGGGACAGGACAAGGCCGAGGGCTTCCTCTTCGCCAATCCCTTCTTCAAGCGGGAGCTCAAGGCGTATCAGCGGGAGGGAATGCCTCCCTTCGCCATCGCGGTGCCGGTGCGGTTGCGCAAGAGCGAGGTCCTGCGGGCCGAGGAGCGCATCAAGAACGAGCGCTGGAAGCCCTTCGCGCTGCTCACGAACAACTGCAACTCGGCGCTGCTCGACGCGTTCCCCTCGCTGCGCGCGCCGCGGGAGACCCGCTTCTCGCTCTTCTCCTCGCTCTTCACGATGCGCAGGATGCTCGCCGCGGCCGAGGCGCCCCTGCGCCTCTATCTGCTACCCGGGGCGGTCGAGAACGTGCGGAGCCACTCCTTCAAGAACCTCGTGCCGAAGACGCTCTACGGCGAGCACTCGTTGCCCGCGGAATTCCTGCGCCTCGGGCTCGTCGGCTCGAAGCGCCTCGTGGCGAAGCTCGGGCGGGCGCTCGCCGGCAAGCAGGCGGCTACGGCACCCGCGCACTGA
- a CDS encoding amidohydrolase family protein, giving the protein MRALAALPAGLLGLLTALAAACSTGRAPDQDGRVSDAAMADQRASADGRGDGTALDARRDAPGDARTPDGPRGDATAADRGPCQPVVPPRANAIDPCRLAHRPSDPRHLSSRTPTAIESVTVRLEATAGDVKKVVLRLWTGVLRELPMTLESSSAGLDIFKVTIPASARPTYYRFRLEDGSATLFLTAKGTRTAPTGADDYWLAPTASGKTLHYPTDLAQPELLLRGATGSYTKVAMSFESPLRAGATNLGAAKQELSFYLRDAKTGVEDRPPGGGDYRLPADLDEAWLEKGTLFDVPPELLDLGLVDVHTHPFDASWAYDPSPMTALLPANGITHALTMTPDTIALQLSRLAALHKAQRWIVPVVWVIPGQHAVADVEDLLAHHGFKAMKFHPTVHKFPADGAIVDPFMALAVKYKVPVAFHTATDDPSTPTRLVALARRYPTVPIVMMHTNLGALEKASTLALIQPVPNLYAETSWMNPSSVLEAMRTLDASRTLFGTDATVDGLQHFSKQSIANPQGQFVYTVPQVIAEVKVKAHPDAYANWARLTAIRLYGLRFRPDPDLLDTDGDGTPDATDADADNDGRVGAADPAPLDPSR; this is encoded by the coding sequence ATGCGCGCCTTGGCCGCCTTGCCTGCCGGATTGCTCGGACTATTGACGGCCCTCGCCGCGGCCTGCTCGACGGGACGCGCCCCGGATCAGGACGGCCGCGTCTCCGATGCGGCGATGGCCGACCAGCGAGCAAGCGCCGACGGACGCGGCGACGGCACCGCGCTCGATGCGCGCCGGGACGCGCCGGGCGATGCGCGAACCCCGGACGGCCCACGCGGCGATGCCACCGCGGCCGATCGCGGCCCCTGCCAGCCGGTCGTCCCGCCGCGGGCGAACGCCATCGATCCCTGTCGGCTCGCGCACCGGCCGAGCGACCCACGGCACCTCTCCAGCCGCACGCCGACGGCGATCGAGTCCGTCACCGTACGCCTCGAAGCCACCGCCGGGGACGTCAAGAAGGTCGTCCTGCGCCTCTGGACCGGCGTGCTGCGCGAGCTCCCGATGACCCTCGAGAGCTCGAGCGCCGGGCTCGACATCTTCAAGGTCACGATCCCCGCCTCGGCGCGCCCGACCTATTACCGCTTTCGCCTCGAGGACGGCAGCGCCACGCTCTTCCTCACGGCCAAGGGGACGAGGACCGCCCCGACGGGGGCCGACGACTACTGGCTCGCGCCCACGGCCTCGGGAAAGACGCTGCACTACCCGACGGACCTCGCGCAGCCGGAGCTGCTGCTGCGCGGAGCCACCGGGAGCTACACCAAGGTGGCGATGAGCTTCGAGAGCCCGCTGCGCGCCGGCGCGACGAACCTCGGCGCCGCGAAGCAGGAGCTCTCCTTCTACCTGCGCGACGCGAAGACCGGGGTCGAGGACCGGCCGCCGGGGGGAGGCGACTACCGACTCCCCGCCGACCTCGACGAGGCGTGGCTCGAGAAGGGCACCCTCTTCGATGTGCCCCCCGAGCTGCTCGACCTCGGACTCGTGGACGTGCACACGCACCCCTTCGACGCGAGCTGGGCCTACGACCCGAGTCCCATGACCGCGCTCCTGCCCGCGAACGGCATCACCCACGCGCTGACCATGACGCCCGACACGATCGCGCTGCAGCTGAGCCGGCTCGCCGCGCTCCACAAGGCCCAGCGCTGGATCGTGCCCGTCGTGTGGGTCATCCCCGGGCAGCACGCGGTCGCCGACGTGGAAGACCTCCTCGCGCACCACGGCTTCAAGGCGATGAAGTTCCACCCGACGGTGCACAAGTTCCCCGCCGACGGCGCCATCGTCGATCCGTTCATGGCTCTGGCGGTGAAGTACAAGGTGCCCGTCGCCTTCCACACCGCCACCGACGACCCGAGCACCCCCACGCGCCTCGTCGCGCTTGCCAGGCGCTACCCGACGGTGCCGATCGTGATGATGCACACGAACCTCGGGGCCCTCGAGAAGGCCTCCACGCTCGCGCTCATCCAGCCCGTGCCGAACCTCTACGCGGAGACGAGCTGGATGAATCCGTCGTCGGTCCTCGAGGCGATGCGCACCCTCGACGCCAGCCGCACGCTCTTCGGCACGGACGCCACCGTGGACGGCCTGCAGCACTTCAGCAAGCAGAGCATCGCGAACCCTCAGGGGCAGTTCGTCTACACCGTGCCGCAGGTGATCGCGGAGGTGAAGGTGAAGGCGCATCCCGACGCCTACGCCAACTGGGCCCGCTTGACGGCGATCCGGCTCTACGGGCTGCGCTTCCGTCCCGATCCGGATCTCCTCGACACGGACGGAGACGGAACCCCTGACGCGACCGACGCCGACGCCGACAACGACGGGCGCGTCGGCGCCGCGGACCCCGCACCGCTGGACCCGTCTCGCTAA
- a CDS encoding alpha-ketoacid dehydrogenase subunit beta codes for MRHGLLLRRRGGGRGSLSRVPQPGRPLGPPGALPLREQLLRHGHGPCALRVGDPPQPEGGELRGARLDGRRDGRAGGGARRDEGRGRHPRRQRTALPRAPDLPLPRALHVRSGALPREGRGRGLEEAGPHRDLLGAAAAGGLSRRRSAGRAGGGARGGARRGGGRGRGGRVRAGRGADALRLQRGGATMTGASATRRKLTYREAVREALREALTRDERVFLMGEDVGAYGGGFGVSRGLLEEFGPERIRDTPLSEGAFVGAGVGAALGGMRPIVEIMTVNFSLLALDQIVNNAATLLHMSGGQFNVPLVIRMTTGAGRQLACQHSHSLENWYAHVPGLKVLAPATIEDARGMLWPALEDPDPVVIFEHGGLYNLEGELGANVIEGSIYNAAVRRPGRDLSLITHGGSLYKTLEAAERLEAEGVSAEVLDLRSLRPLDLESIHDSVRRTHRVVVVDECWRTGGLAAEILASILEGSFYELDAPPARVCTAEVPIPYARHLEEAALPQVDGIVAAARGALGR; via the coding sequence ATGCGTCACGGCCTGCTTCTTCGGCGACGGGGCGGTGGCCGAGGGAGCCTTTCACGAGTCCCTCAACCTGGCCGCCCTCTGGGGCCTCCCGGTGCTCTTCCTCTGCGAGAACAACTTCTACGCCATGGGCACGGCCCTTGCGCGCTACGAGTCGGAGACCCACCTCAGCCTGAAGGCGGCGAGCTACGAGGTGCCCGCCTGGACGGTCGACGGGATGGACGTGCTGGCGGTGGAGCACGCCGCGACGAAGGCCGTGGACGCCATCCGCGGCGGCAGCGGACCGCACTTCCTCGAGCTCCAGACCTACCGCTTCCGCGCGCACTCCATGTTCGATCCGGAGCTCTACCGCGCGAAGGACGAGGTCGAGGCCTGGAAGAAGCGGGACCCCATCGCGACCTTCTCGGCGCGGCTGCGGCAGGAGGGCTTTCTCGACGACGAAGCGCTGGCCGCGCTGGAGGCGGAGCTCGGGGCGGAGCTCGACGCGGCGGTGGCCGCGGCCGAGGCGGGCGCGTTCGAGCCGGTCGCGGAGCTGACGCGCTTCGTCTGCAGCGAGGAGGGGCGACGATGACCGGAGCGAGCGCGACGCGGCGCAAGCTGACCTACCGCGAGGCGGTACGCGAGGCGCTCCGGGAGGCACTCACGCGCGACGAGCGGGTCTTCCTGATGGGCGAGGACGTGGGCGCCTACGGCGGCGGCTTCGGCGTGAGCCGCGGGCTCCTCGAGGAGTTTGGCCCCGAGCGGATCCGCGACACCCCGCTTTCGGAGGGCGCGTTCGTGGGCGCGGGGGTCGGCGCGGCGCTCGGCGGCATGCGCCCGATCGTCGAGATCATGACCGTGAACTTCAGCCTGCTGGCCCTGGACCAGATCGTGAACAACGCAGCCACGCTGCTCCACATGTCCGGGGGGCAGTTCAACGTGCCGCTCGTGATCCGCATGACTACCGGGGCCGGACGCCAGCTCGCCTGCCAGCACTCGCACAGCCTCGAGAACTGGTACGCGCACGTCCCGGGGCTCAAGGTGCTCGCGCCGGCCACGATCGAGGACGCTCGCGGGATGCTCTGGCCGGCCCTCGAGGACCCCGACCCGGTGGTGATCTTCGAGCACGGCGGGCTCTACAACCTGGAAGGGGAGCTCGGCGCGAACGTTATAGAAGGATCGATCTACAACGCGGCGGTCCGTCGCCCCGGCCGGGACCTGAGCCTGATCACCCACGGGGGGAGCCTCTACAAGACGCTCGAGGCGGCCGAGCGTCTCGAGGCGGAGGGGGTCTCGGCCGAGGTGCTGGACCTGCGGAGCCTGCGGCCCCTCGACCTCGAGAGTATCCATGACTCCGTCCGGCGCACGCACCGCGTGGTGGTGGTGGACGAGTGCTGGCGGACCGGCGGCCTGGCGGCGGAAATCCTTGCGTCGATTCTAGAAGGATCGTTCTACGAGCTCGACGCGCCTCCGGCCCGGGTCTGCACCGCGGAGGTGCCGATCCCCTACGCGCGCCACCTGGAGGAGGCCGCCCTGCCGCAGGTGGACGGGATCGTGGCCGCCGCACGCGGAGCGCTGGGACGATGA
- the acsA gene encoding acetate--CoA ligase, with protein sequence MPFPPIAKPAAWITPPNLLDYDAARRDFSWEQAATELAWLPGGRLNLGHEAVGRHANGPEADRCALRWLGKRGERRELTYRELDRLSQLAAGGLERLGVRPGTRVFTLAGRIPELYVTALGALKAGAVVCPLFSAFGPEPVYTRLTLGEGAVLLTTPALYQKRVAALRPRLPKLEHVLLAGATGEAPSGTLPFDALLSTPGSFATRGMDPEAPALLHFTSGTTGTPKGALHVHRAILAHRVTARLALDLRPDDVFWCTADPGWVTGTSYGILAPLALGATLVVDEAEFDPERWYRLLEEERVTNWYTAPTAVRMLMKAGPELARARDLSRLRFIASVGEPLNPEAVLWGSEVFGRPIHDNWWQTETGGIMIANFAACEVRPGSMGRPLPGIEAAILRRDEAGQVIVRQGQPEVVTEAGVEGELALRTGWPSMFRGYLHQEERYRRCFVGGWYLSGDLAKRDADGYFWFVGRGDDVIKCAGHLIGPFEVESALMEHPAVAEVGVIGKPDPVAGALIKAFVALKRGFEPTDELARELLGFARTRLGPAVAPKEISFAAQLPRTRSGKIMRRLLKARELGLPDGDLSTLEQTEKET encoded by the coding sequence ATGCCCTTTCCACCCATCGCGAAGCCCGCCGCCTGGATCACTCCGCCGAACCTGCTCGACTACGACGCCGCACGGCGGGACTTCTCGTGGGAGCAGGCTGCGACGGAGCTGGCCTGGCTCCCGGGCGGGCGCCTCAACCTGGGTCACGAGGCGGTGGGCCGCCACGCGAACGGCCCCGAGGCGGATCGCTGCGCCCTAAGGTGGCTCGGCAAGCGCGGAGAGCGGCGCGAGCTGACCTACCGCGAGCTGGACCGCCTGAGCCAGCTGGCCGCGGGTGGTCTGGAGCGTCTCGGCGTGAGGCCGGGAACGCGCGTCTTCACGCTCGCCGGCCGCATCCCCGAGCTCTACGTCACGGCGCTCGGCGCGCTGAAGGCGGGCGCCGTGGTCTGCCCGCTCTTCTCGGCCTTCGGTCCGGAGCCGGTCTACACCCGGCTCACCCTCGGGGAGGGAGCCGTGCTGCTCACGACGCCGGCCCTCTACCAGAAGCGCGTCGCGGCGCTCCGGCCGCGGCTGCCGAAGCTCGAGCACGTCCTCCTGGCCGGGGCAACCGGCGAGGCCCCCTCCGGCACGCTGCCCTTCGACGCGCTCCTCTCCACGCCCGGCAGCTTCGCCACCCGCGGAATGGACCCCGAGGCCCCCGCGCTGCTCCACTTCACGAGCGGCACCACCGGCACGCCGAAGGGCGCGCTCCACGTGCACCGGGCAATCCTGGCCCACCGGGTCACCGCGCGCCTGGCCCTCGATCTGCGCCCCGACGACGTCTTCTGGTGCACCGCCGACCCCGGGTGGGTGACGGGCACCTCGTACGGGATCCTCGCGCCGCTCGCCCTCGGCGCCACGCTGGTCGTGGACGAGGCCGAGTTCGATCCCGAGCGCTGGTACCGCCTCCTCGAGGAGGAACGCGTCACCAACTGGTACACCGCTCCGACCGCCGTGCGGATGCTGATGAAGGCCGGCCCGGAGCTGGCGCGAGCGCGCGACCTCTCCCGCCTGCGCTTCATCGCCAGTGTGGGCGAGCCGCTCAACCCCGAGGCCGTGCTCTGGGGGAGCGAGGTCTTCGGCCGGCCGATCCACGACAACTGGTGGCAGACCGAGACGGGCGGGATCATGATCGCCAACTTCGCAGCCTGCGAGGTGCGGCCGGGCTCGATGGGCCGCCCGCTCCCCGGGATCGAGGCCGCGATCCTGCGCCGCGACGAGGCCGGTCAGGTGATCGTGCGGCAGGGCCAGCCCGAGGTCGTCACCGAAGCGGGGGTGGAGGGGGAGCTCGCCCTGCGGACCGGGTGGCCCTCCATGTTCCGCGGCTACCTGCACCAGGAGGAACGCTACCGGCGCTGCTTCGTCGGGGGATGGTACCTCTCGGGCGACCTCGCCAAGCGCGACGCCGACGGCTACTTCTGGTTCGTCGGACGCGGCGACGACGTGATCAAGTGCGCCGGGCACCTGATCGGGCCGTTCGAGGTGGAGAGCGCGCTGATGGAGCACCCGGCGGTGGCCGAGGTGGGGGTGATCGGCAAGCCGGACCCCGTGGCGGGCGCGCTGATCAAGGCCTTCGTGGCGCTGAAGCGCGGCTTCGAGCCGACGGACGAGCTGGCCCGGGAGCTCCTCGGCTTCGCCCGCACCCGCCTCGGGCCCGCGGTGGCGCCGAAGGAGATCTCCTTCGCCGCACAGCTCCCTCGGACCCGCAGCGGCAAGATCATGCGGCGCCTGCTCAAGGCCCGCGAGCTCGGTCTTCCCGACGGCGACCTCTCCACCCTAGAACAGACGGAGAAGGAGACGTGA
- a CDS encoding DEAD/DEAH box helicase — protein sequence MSTSTFDAFNLRPEIAAGVRAAGYQTPTPIQTQAIPSVMEGRDLLGLAQTGTGKTAAFALPILQRLSEGPRRRIRALILAPTRELAAQIHDSFVTLGEKTGLRSAAIFGGVGFNPQASKLRSGVEIVVACPGRLLDHLRQRSIDLSKVEVAVLDEADRMFDMGFLPDVRRILGQLPAQRQTLLFSATMPTELDRLVHEVLKNPVRVRVNPPAPAATVAHALFPVAQHLKTKLVHEILRSVGEGSVLIFTRTKHRAKRLAQHLAGEGLAATCLQGNLSQNRREEAMGGFRDGTYQILVATDIAARGIDVASISHVINYDMPDTVDAYTHRIGRTGRAARTGDAFTLVSPEDGAQISAIERVLGTRLARRTIEGFDYSAAASPRETQRTQPGQPRGTGQGARGRQSAQRAPAREGRGAGQGRGAGQGRGGSQGRGPGQGRGAGQGRGAGQGRGAGQEPRDEASQRRAAPVTPGARTEEASAADPAQRRRRRRPPAATQGTSSRRDTSPRSGAGAD from the coding sequence TTGTCTACGTCCACCTTCGACGCGTTCAACCTGCGTCCCGAGATCGCCGCCGGCGTCCGGGCGGCGGGTTACCAGACCCCAACCCCCATCCAAACCCAGGCCATCCCCTCCGTCATGGAGGGGCGCGACCTGCTCGGGCTGGCCCAGACCGGCACCGGAAAGACCGCGGCCTTCGCGCTGCCCATCCTGCAGCGGCTCTCCGAGGGCCCGCGCCGCCGGATCCGGGCGCTCATCCTGGCTCCCACGCGGGAGCTGGCGGCACAGATCCACGACTCCTTCGTCACCCTCGGCGAGAAGACGGGCCTGCGCAGCGCGGCCATCTTCGGCGGCGTGGGCTTCAACCCCCAGGCCTCGAAGCTGCGCTCGGGCGTGGAGATCGTGGTGGCCTGCCCCGGCCGCCTCCTCGACCACCTCCGCCAGCGCAGCATCGACCTCTCGAAGGTCGAGGTCGCGGTGCTGGACGAAGCCGACCGCATGTTCGACATGGGCTTTCTCCCCGACGTGCGCCGCATCCTGGGGCAGCTTCCGGCCCAGCGACAGACGCTCCTCTTCTCGGCCACCATGCCGACGGAGCTGGACCGCCTGGTGCACGAGGTCCTGAAGAACCCGGTGCGCGTGCGCGTCAATCCTCCGGCCCCCGCGGCCACCGTGGCGCACGCCCTCTTCCCCGTGGCGCAGCACCTCAAGACCAAGCTGGTCCACGAAATCCTGCGCAGCGTCGGAGAGGGCTCCGTGCTCATCTTCACCCGGACGAAGCACCGGGCGAAGCGCCTGGCGCAGCACCTCGCCGGCGAGGGGCTGGCGGCCACCTGCCTGCAGGGGAACCTCTCGCAGAACCGCCGCGAGGAGGCCATGGGAGGCTTCCGCGACGGGACCTACCAGATCCTGGTGGCCACGGACATCGCCGCGCGCGGCATCGACGTGGCGAGCATCTCGCACGTCATCAACTACGACATGCCCGACACGGTGGACGCCTACACCCATCGCATCGGGCGCACGGGTCGCGCAGCCCGCACGGGGGACGCCTTCACGCTCGTCTCTCCCGAGGACGGCGCGCAGATCTCCGCCATCGAGCGAGTGCTCGGCACGCGGCTCGCGCGACGCACGATCGAGGGCTTCGACTACTCCGCGGCGGCGTCGCCGCGCGAGACGCAGCGCACGCAGCCGGGCCAGCCTCGCGGCACGGGTCAGGGAGCGCGCGGCAGGCAGTCCGCGCAGAGGGCGCCGGCGCGGGAGGGACGCGGTGCCGGTCAGGGACGCGGTGCCGGTCAAGGACGCGGCGGCAGTCAGGGACGTGGCCCCGGTCAGGGACGCGGTGCCGGTCAGGGACGCGGTGCCGGTCAGGGACGCGGTGCCGGTCAGGAGCCGCGGGATGAAGCGTCGCAGCGCCGGGCCGCGCCGGTCACCCCGGGCGCACGCACGGAGGAGGCCTCGGCCGCCGATCCGGCCCAGCGACGCCGTCGTCGCCGCCCCCCCGCCGCCACGCAGGGAACGAGCTCGCGTCGCGACACCTCTCCGCGCAGCGGCGCAGGCGCCGACTGA
- the hppD gene encoding 4-hydroxyphenylpyruvate dioxygenase, producing the protein MSHEPLPVKGFHHVELWVGNAKQAAYYYRRALGFDQLAYAGPETGVRDRASYLLGQGKIRLALTSPVAADHPISAHLARHGDGVRDVAFAVEDVERCYREAVARGAEAIAAPETLGDGQGSVRRATVRTYGDTVHSFVSGAAGGDGFLPGYAPLAVAADRPVGLLAIDHVVGNVEQGRMQVWREFYERVFGFEPFVSFDDKDISTEFSALRSQVMANASRSVKMPINEPAVGRKKSQIQEYLDFNAGAGVQHLALLTDDIIFTVSRLRENGVEFLAVPDTYYDEVWERVGAVAEERRRVRELGILVDRDERGYLLQLFTRPVQDRPTLFYEIIQRRGCQSFGKGNFRALFESIEREQARRGNL; encoded by the coding sequence ATGAGTCACGAGCCACTGCCCGTCAAGGGCTTCCACCACGTCGAGCTCTGGGTCGGCAACGCCAAGCAGGCGGCCTACTACTACCGACGCGCTCTCGGATTCGATCAGCTGGCCTATGCGGGTCCGGAGACGGGGGTGCGGGACCGGGCGAGCTACCTGCTGGGGCAGGGGAAGATCCGCCTCGCGCTCACGAGCCCCGTGGCGGCGGACCATCCGATCTCCGCGCACCTCGCGCGGCACGGCGACGGCGTGCGCGACGTGGCCTTCGCCGTGGAGGACGTGGAGCGCTGCTACCGCGAGGCGGTGGCCCGGGGAGCCGAGGCGATTGCGGCTCCGGAAACGCTCGGAGACGGGCAAGGGAGCGTGCGACGCGCCACGGTGCGGACCTACGGCGACACGGTGCACAGCTTCGTCTCGGGGGCGGCAGGGGGCGACGGCTTCCTCCCCGGGTATGCCCCCCTCGCGGTGGCAGCCGACCGGCCCGTCGGGCTCCTCGCCATCGACCACGTGGTGGGAAACGTGGAGCAGGGGCGCATGCAGGTGTGGCGCGAGTTTTACGAACGTGTGTTCGGATTCGAGCCCTTCGTCTCCTTCGACGACAAGGACATCTCCACCGAGTTCTCGGCGCTGCGCAGCCAGGTCATGGCCAACGCCTCGCGCAGCGTGAAGATGCCCATCAACGAGCCCGCCGTCGGTCGCAAGAAGAGCCAGATCCAGGAGTACCTGGACTTCAACGCGGGGGCCGGGGTGCAGCACCTCGCGCTCCTCACCGACGACATCATCTTCACCGTCTCGCGGCTGCGCGAGAACGGCGTGGAGTTTCTCGCGGTGCCCGACACCTACTACGACGAGGTCTGGGAGCGCGTGGGAGCCGTGGCCGAGGAGCGCCGACGCGTGCGCGAGCTCGGCATCCTCGTGGACCGAGACGAGCGCGGGTATCTCCTGCAGCTCTTCACGCGGCCGGTGCAGGACCGGCCGACGCTCTTCTACGAGATCATCCAGCGCCGAGGGTGCCAGTCCTTCGGCAAGGGGAACTTCAGGGCGCTCTTCGAGTCGATCGAGCGCGAGCAAGCCCGACGGGGGAATCTCTGA
- a CDS encoding acyl carrier protein, whose protein sequence is MTPRVLTEAEARTAALAALAEVAPEADLAALDPAANLQEALDIDSMDFLRALVAIKRLTGVEIPERDYARVATLQGCVAYLRRGGPG, encoded by the coding sequence ATGACCCCTCGCGTCCTCACCGAAGCCGAGGCCCGGACCGCCGCCCTGGCGGCGCTCGCGGAGGTAGCCCCCGAAGCGGACCTCGCCGCGCTCGATCCGGCCGCGAACCTGCAGGAGGCGCTGGATATCGACTCGATGGACTTCCTGCGCGCGCTCGTGGCCATCAAGCGGCTGACCGGGGTCGAGATCCCCGAGCGCGACTACGCCCGGGTCGCGACCCTGCAGGGCTGCGTGGCCTATCTCCGACGGGGCGGGCCCGGCTAG